GTATTTCATCCAGCCACAGAAGCGCTGATTCATCTTGAGATTCCTGGGAAAAGGACAGTAAAAAGCCTTGAAAAAAACTGAATAATAAGAGTTCTCTCAATACTGTGATAGAGCTGCAATATACAATCTCTGCTTTGCAAAGTTCTAGAACACAAAAACGATTTGACTGTTTAAAGTCATCAGTGAAACACATTCATATTCTATTTACTGACTGGAAAAAGATCCTATTCAGATACAAATCTCTGAAAGTTTTGATgtttagaagaaaagaatttgcTGATACTGCTGGCATAGAATTCATTCTACTACAGatcaataaaaattgaaacGTTTTTATTTCCACATTATGTAGGCAAAGTGGTCTGAGTCACATAAAATCACACATTACCAGGAAGCACTGTGATAGTAGGAGAGAATAGCAGAAGGCTGCAGGAAGTTGGCATTCTTTCAAAATCCCTTATTTGGAAAGGATCCTTGTGTATATCTAAATACATGTTATATTAGAAAATAACAGTGAATACTCTCATAGAAAGACAGCTCAGCTTTAGTAATGATGACTTAGCTCATGCAAACATTTCTATAATTAAGCAGCAGAATAGGTGCGCCTCTTCTTTCAGGCCTAAAGTGCCTGACATTAAGCCCAATGTAAAATAGGAGATGTAGTAGAGTGGGATCAACAGCCCTACTAACCAGGTTCACTGGTGATACCAGCACTTCAGCAGATAAAACagagttaaaatatttaaaatctaatCCAGTAGGGTGGGTGGGAAATTCATGCTAAAGAGGAAATAGGAGTGTCAGGCCTACAACAGACTAATGATGAGAGAAGTTGGAATGTATCAATTAAGAGAGATATAGGAAaacataaatacaaatatttcagggaagaaaaccaGCTAGAAACACATTCAAACTAAAACACTGTGGACAAAGAAGCAGCTTTGCAATGAGTATCCCTGGTTAGTGCTGAACCTCAGGCCAAAGATCTAATAAATCTGATATTGACAGAAACTACAAAGAGAAAACAGGGTAAAAAACCACTGAAGACATGCTCTTCAGCTTGCATCATATCTGTAAACAAGGTAGCAGAATACATGAATAACATGAAGTGGTGTCAGAAAATCACAGGACAGTGGACACATACTGCTTATTTTAGTACCAAGTGAGAGTTAGCACTTGAGAGAACGTTTAATAAATTCCCAAACTCCCACTGAATTTAGAGAAAAGCATTGAGAGTTCCTAATCTAGTATCCAGCTTTTTCACTTTAAATACAAGACCAGAAACAAATACTGCTCCGGAGACAAGTACAACTTATGCTGAGCCTCACAACTAACCTAGAAGCTGGACCAAGGCTTGGGCTAATTTTGCTTGCTGAAACAAGCTGTTGCTATTTGGCattgaagggaaaaagggggaggggggggaagcCAGGCAGAGTAATAGGAAGGGATCAACAaagcagcaaatgaaaacaGGGGAAAGGTTTTAGAGGCTGCAGTCTGTGGAGGGGTGGAAATTGTCTGAAGAGAGGAAGCAGGCGGATTGGAGGAGCCAGACAACTAACAGTGGGCAGGGAGGCAAAAGGCAAAGCAGAAGGCAGTTTTCCTAAGGCATTTTTGTACATGTGGCTTCTTTCCGTCTTTGCCTTTTGCTAAACTGAGATCATCACACTCTTCTGCAAGCCCAGCTTTTCTCTGGAGAGGAGTACAGAGTTCAGCCACGTGACATTTTGGTATCTGAATGAGACCCTTGAGGATTTACTGAACACACCTCCtaatttttccagaaaacagctttttattCCAAATATCTGTATACACAAGTGTCAGTAGAAACCTGCACATCAGCTTCAGGCTTGTGGTAAATGAGGAGTTAAAATGCTGCTGTAAAGCAATTTTATCTCTGTGTTGGGCTGAGGCTGAAACTGAGTCATGTGTGCATATTTGGATACGTCACACCCTCTTGCTGTAGTAGACAAAGAACAAATTAGTTCCTTACCATAAACCTCATGCTTACAGGATGCTTCTGGAGGACAGATCAATCATTCTTTAGTCCctcacagaggggaaaaaagcccccaCAAAACGTCTCTTGAGATGAACTAGCACAGCACCATTGTTCAGCTGGCTGGATTTCACACACTACAATGAAGACACTGTTTTTCACTGGACTGCTCTCTTTTACCTCCAGTCTTTGCACTACAGGTGAGTCCTCCTTTCTGTATCTATTCCATCTTTTAGTCAATAACATGGACTTTTTGATAATGCTGTTGCTCTACCAGCTGTGAACATGAAATGAGTTGTACATGCATGTACCAATTATGAAAAACTGTGCCAGGACGTCTCctttaaagcaattttttattctttcacttCAGTGACACCTTACCTCTGCCAGTCATTTCctagaaagaattttttttaaggggaCTTTCTGCACTTACTGAAGACACATCTTTTATCTAATATTTTTGTAATGATACAATAATTTTAAACctgcagtgttttgttttaCAACTTTGCAGATGGTGTTATTAGAAGGAAATGCTCAGATGACTATTGTGATAAAAATAACTAAAGGAAATGATCAAATAGTAAACCTTCATAGAATTAAAAGTGTTTTCAAACCAAGCTCATTTTGAAAAGCTGGtatacataaatacatacatacacacacatatataatatacatatatatatgtatttataccTATATCTATCCATCTACACACACACTAGACAATGCAGGTACACATATGACTTTTAATGAGTGATTAAAACCAGTTATCTGGAGtaacaattaaaaaaagctACTAAAAATTATGTAGCCtgctaattattattttaaaacattctgcTGTAAATCTGACAGTGAACATTAATAAAACtattctctttattttattcaaaCATGGAAAGGTAAAAAAAGGTTGAAAGATTTTCACCCATATTTCAGTTTACTTCTGAATTCCAGTTTCATGGTGCATGCTGAAGGTTTTACAATAAGTATTTTTGCATTAAATGCAGTTAAGAAAACTTAAGTGATACAAATACTTGCACAGTTGTTTACTGCGCAAAATCTATTTTACAACACATggctttaaaaagcattttgaacACATTTGTTCTTCATGTGAAGATGTCAATGTCTCTACAAATTTCTCAACTAATGACCGAGGAACAGGTGTTAATAAAATAGTATTACTGCTTTTGCCCACATGCTGACAAATATTTACTCAGAGataattttcctgctgcttgaAAAGTTTTATTCACTCCCCAGTAAATGACACCTAATACTTGCCCAACCATTTGTTTTCAATTCTTAAGACACTGCCCTTGCTCAGGTATGAGAACCTGAGAAGATCTGGTGTGCACTAGtcagaagctgaagaaaaacaatttcactgtgagaccaaaaaaaccaagggtaatttcagttttctaatTTGAAAGCTTCAGTTTGTCTTAGGCTAGAGAGTGCTTTTTGCAACTTTTGCAGTCATTAATTTCTTACACGAAGTGACAAGGATAGTAATGGTGTTTGATCAAGCCCAAACAAAGACTGCTTATATGATGAATGACCAACATTCCTACTACTGGGAAAAACCCTCCACTGGTCATAAGCATTACAGAAGTGTCTTATGTTTTTCACCAAAGATTACCGAAAACACTCAAAATGCAGAAAGATCAGCTTACACTACATTAATGATGAATTTTCAAGATTTGGTGTGAAGTGATAAATGAAGACTGATGTCTGTACATTTCAACACCAAAAGCAGAGGAGAATATccccaaatattttaaacttctaTTGCTTTTCATGTAGAGATGGTTATCTTTCTCTGCTCCTGAGTTACATGGTTAATACAGTAGTTTGTCCTTTTTAACAAATTtcactttgttttatttttaagcttcaGAATTTTCATGGAATGGCTCTGCAATTAAAACAGTGTCTCTTATCAAAACTTTTCGGGGAATTTCAGCGAGAGACTATGATTACATCCCCCCTTATGCTATAGAGGGGGAAACAACAACCATCCATatcagagaaaacaaatgcaCTTCAAAAAAGTCAAACAACTCCACATTAACAGAAGTGAGCAACACCACGCTGGAGTACCTCACCAGCTCTCTGAGCACCCAGCTAATACCTGCTGTCTACCTCAGTGCTCTGTTACTGGGTGTGCCTTCTAATGCCATCATTCTGTGGATGCTACTCTTCAGGATCCGCTCCGTGTGCACCGCCGTCCTCTACACAAACCTGGCTGTCTCAGACCTGCTCTTCTGCATCATCCTGCCCTTCAAAATAGCCTACCACATCAACGGGAACAACTGGGTGTTTGGGGAGACCATGTGCCGGGCGGCCACGGCGGTGTTTTACGGCAACATGTACTGCTCCATTCTGCTGCTCACGTGCATCAGCGTCAGCCGCTACCTGGCCATCGTCCACCCCTTCACCTACAAGAGCCTCCCGAAGCGCGCCTACGCCATCGCAGCCTGCGCCGCCGTCTGGGCCGCCGTCTTCCTCTACATGCTCCCGCTCGCCATCATGCAGCAAAGCTATTACGTGAAGCAGCTGGACATTTATACCTGCCACGACGTGCACAGCGCCTGCGAAACTGAGTCCTCCTTCCAGTTCTACTACTACGGGTCCTTGGCTGTATTTGGGTTTTTCATACCGCTCGCAACTATCGTGTTCTGCTATGTCTCGATTATACGAACACTCAAGACTCACGAATGGTTCTGGTATGTCAAAGTCAGCCTTTTGATTCTTACCATCTTTGCTATTTGCTTTGCGCCAAGCAATATTATCCTTATTATCCATCACATCAACTATTACTATTACAACACAGATAGGCTGTATTCTTTTTATCTAATTGCTTTATGTCTTAACAGCCTAAACAGCTGTCTTGatcctttcctttattttctgatgTCAAAAATTAGAAGTCAATCCAATATTTATCTGACAATGGTTAAAATATCCAGGGAAAAATGAAGTTATTTCTATTACTGGAATGATGGTTTTGTACAGTACTAACACAGACAGCAACAAATCTCAGGTGTGACATTTATACTTCAAGTAAAATGGGATAGAAAACACAATTTCAGCTAAATTTACTTCCTTCCACACAAGGAATATCTCCAAGAATTCACTCTCCAGCACTATAACTTTATTACATGTGTTGCAACACCTGTGTACCTAGATTCAGGGAAGCAGGTCTGTACCTCCATTTCCTTCTGAGATTGCTTTCTGGCCATGGAGAAACTGCCAGAGTATCAGGCACCCCAGCTTCTAAATACCAGAAGAGGAGTCAGCCTCCAAAGAGCAATTCTAGGGCAATTCATGACACTTGAAATTAGCTTTCAGCCAACAATCACTGCAGGAACAGTGTTACAAAAACAAGCTTTTGGCCTAATGGAAATGGGAACAAACACTTTGTACATGCCAGGGAGCAGTCAAGAGCAAGTACTGCCCAGGATGTTGGAAATACAGAGTCCCTATAGGTTCACGAAGAAGTAAGTCTACAGCAGTGGATGCAGAACCTGACTCTTCCAAGGCTACCTCTCCCATGAGGCTGCTTAACCAGCTCTGCACTGGAGACTTGTTCTTCCACTTTGTCAGCGCCTGCACTTCCCTAAGCCACAGGGATTGCTGGGAGCTAACCCTTATCAGTGTGAATCCAGGCATATATTACTCTTCCTTGGTAAGCAAAACAGAGAAGCTATTTTGTAGTCTTCTCTATTTCCACATCCTCACAGGAAATACCTACAGTGTTACAAACACTGCAGCTCGCTACCATTGACTATTAGTAAAACAATGGGTCAATTTTTACCTTTACAGAAACTCAAAACCTACTTATATACTAAGTTCCTAGAAAATTACCTCAGTGGTTGTCATTTGAATTTGTAACCGCAGCATGTAAGTGgggataaaaatgttttatgttgTTTTGATAATAGTATTGTAAAAAAGCTTTACTTAAATAAACTGAATTGTACTGGAAAATGCCTCAAGGGAATTTGCAGCCTGGTGAGGGTCccctttttctatttcttctgattcttaatttaaattagttttaatCCTGCCATTCCTTCAACATGCACAAGAACAAATTCTAAAGATAACtctaaaataattcaaatattaCACAACTGTTGAAAATATAAAGGAGGTGAACCCAACTAAAACGTCTGTACCTATCACACAAAAAACACTACAACCAAACATAGTAATTTGGTCCATCTGTTTAGCTTTCCAGCTATCCACAATATGCTCCCTTAAGACAGAGTTTCTCTCTTCACTGGGACCTGAATACATTTGCCTTGAAAAGGCTTTCAGAACTGTTAAAAGCTGTGGTTTAAGACTTACAGGACAAAATGAGTTCCAGGTTTGCGTTTTCGGTTTCAAGCAAGGAACAAATAGGTCATATCTGAGATGAGAACCTCAGATTACAAGGACAATATGTTCTGGCAGATTTGGGTGCAGACTCCCCCAAATCACCACAGCTATGGGGAAGTGACAGCAAGCTGCTTAGAATAAGGGAGTAGGTTTGACACGTATGTTTTTCCAGATGTTGAGGCAGGAAGTTTATAGGGAGACCTATCTGATCCTTGTAAATCAAATACTTCCTTTTACCACAGCTCACTCTTAAAACATGTTAAACACAAATTCTGAGAGATCTACTTTATAAACAGGGATcagaaaaagtggaaaatagACAGACTTCAGAAATTGCACTCCCTTTACAATtgtgtttggaatttttttttaaggaaatgtcAGTCTAAATCATATTTTTACCTAAAGAATGGCCATATCTATGATTGATCTCTGTTAAGAGTAAGTATGCATCTAAGTATTTCTTTTGGGACCACTGTGCCTTATTCTCTTATGAAACAGGAGCAGCACTCCTGTTCACAGAGAATGTGCTCTAAGTAGTTGCCAAAAGACTGCAAAACCAAAATAGCTCAGAAGAGAAAAGCCAGCAGAAGTCTCTAGGAACATCAAAAATCTTATGATGAGAAAACTTCAAAGAGACTGTACAATTTTTGTGCCAGAATTTGGAAACGCTCATTTGTTTCCTATGAGCACATTCAAcccaggacaggagcaggcaTCAGGTTTgcatctggggagcactggggcagctggcaGGAGCGAGCCGGGGTAGgactgctgtgtcctgcaggtctGTGCCTTGCGGACATCCTGGCTCCCTGTGCATACCCATGGCATGTCCTGGGTCAGCCCTGTGCACAAACACTGACCCCAGCCCATCCCGGACACGTGAGGTCAGAATGCACAAAACCCTCCTCAGCACACGTGGTGAGAGAGAAGGCTTTTCAGCACTGAGGGCTCAGTGAAACCAGCCCTTACCTGGGAACCCCGGTGAGAAATTGATTTGTGCAAACACCTTTCAAAAGTTCTGACAGCATGGTTTCACAGCAGGTTCCCCGGGTGGGGTGACACAAATGCTGGAAGACATGTTACAAGCCAAAGTTTGCAGACTTTCCCTAGCTCACCATGTTACCTCAGGGACACACTGTgtgaattttaatttccagaCACTGGGCATTTTAAGGGCTGTCTAGTAGCTTTAGCTAACCTTCAGTCACATCCTGCAAGCTGCTAGGCTGATCTTTGTTTATGCTTCCCTGAGCTGTAATGCTGTAATGCTAACCAGGCCACTGCTTTTGGGGGAGCAGATAGCAACATTCAGCTGAAATAAGTTTAAACTGAAGGCATGTGCAAGACCAGCAGCTTGTTATTGCATGATAAAGCTGCAAAAGAAATATGTACAAAACTTTACTATAATAAAACAACATAAGCAAAAGAGACTCCTCAAAATACTTCAAAAGATAAATAACACCACAGTTGTGACTTCTTTCTGGCAAAACCTCACTTTCCATCCATATTGCCTGACACTGTCCTGTAACTGTATCCTTGTACAAATTCCTAACTGAGAATTGCTGCTGCCCACATTTTGTAATAGCTGCAGCAACCTAGTAGAATTAAAATGAGATTACAGCAGTAGCACGACATATGCAGAAAATGCCTTAATTTTAATACATTAAGAATTAATCCATTTTGCCTGTAAGAATAAGTTATAGTGCAAAATTACTTAGTGCCAGTTTGTTGTCACTGGCTTATTTACAATCTCACTGGGCAAAGACAATGCAAATATCAGGagaccaggacagggacacagaagCTAGTGAAAGGAATTGACATTTCACTTCTCACACAGAACAAGAGTAAAAATTCTAACCTTGCATTTTTGTGCTTTGGCATAGTGCAAAACATCCTGATAATGCCTTGCATTTACTGGTCTCACATCTTGCAGCTTGGCTGTGGGCAATAGCAGGGCTTCTAGAGTTTTATCAGGATTTCCTTGGTCAACTGCTTCATTAATGTGTCCGATTGCAATGATTCctgtgaaacagaaaagttaTTTAAGATGCACTTATCAAAGAAAGTTGCAACTTTTCGGATGTcacacacaaacaaagcagtaacatgaagaacagaaaaatcacaaaacaagaagcagaggcagcaatggcagctgattttaaattatttttgttgttataTTTATTTGATGCTATACAACTTTCCTTCCTATCACAGTTATTGATTTACTTGGATCAAACTCTtcctaaaaatcaaaattatccttagctaaaaagggaaaacagatatttctattttctggGGAGAAGCACCTACATGAAGCTTAAGAAAAAATTAGGTGTCACATATTTGTATGTTTAACATACTGGCTCACAGTGATGtaagttttattttcaagtgaTTTCAGACTACATTAGTTGAAACCCTGATTTGGACAAATACATATATACTGCACTTCCAGCTACAGCGTTACACAGCAACTTAACCTCATTGCTTGTAATTTCTCTGGAAATGGCCAATCTAACAATGCTGACCAGTGGCACTCAGTACTTCAGTCAGGAAGTAAGGCCAAATGCATTTAGTAAAACCTTAACTCATTTTCTTCAGACTGGGCCCAGCAGTTTCAAATCCATTTCCTCCTGCCCCTAAACAGTACTGAAATGCATTGCTTTTATTCCCTAAAGGGAACCACAGAAAGGCATCAGTCAAGGGTTTCACCATCACCTGTGAGGGAtgacatccctgctcccaggggatCGTCCCTCAGCAAGTGTCTCTAGACCCACCAGACCCACCTGGTGAGGTCACAGATCCCGGTCATCATAAGGCTTGGGGAATGAGCAATTTTTCCAAGGTGGTCCAAAAGAGGGACTATGCAGATATGGGACTTGCTTAAAGAAACAGAggcttctctttttcctcttctctctgccCATGTGCCCTCTCTAAACATTCCCAGGCAGAGGTCAGCGTCACTGAGAGCAAGACCAGCTATTTTGTTACTGAAgactttcactgctgctgcaaggtctcttccaactcctAACAAGTGCAGAGGTTCAGACGAAAAAGTGACTGCCAGTCAAACTGCCCAGCACCCCACCTTGTCAGAGTGTACACAGGGCAAGTAAGCTGTAAGGATCCATGGCAGCCCCTGGACTAGATTTAGGAAGCAATTATCCAGCCAGTTTTAGAAATTCTGCAATATAAAATTTCCCTCACCAGTATGAAGCAGCAGCATGAAGGACACTAATGACAGTcggaagggcaggagcagcctgtgtCTTACAAAGGCTCTCAAAGTGCACTGACACTGCTTCCAAAATGGGCAGGCAGTCTGAAAGCTGCCTCTTCCTGCTCCAGCAAATTTGGCATAACTTGATAGCCTCAAATTTCTACATACAGTGGAAGAATTTGGTGCTTTAGCTTTTTTGAGGTCCAAATAACCAGCTATCACATTTAATATAACACCACCCTCTTATGGCAAAACAGTTACCTTCAACTTCAAAAATAAACTCTAAATCCATTCACTTGAGAACACATGGGCATAAGAATCTACTTGTCTGACAGAAAATCAAGTTACCCAAAAGGAGAGCAAGACAGATATTTGCATTGTCTAACTGCTTACTGACTCCATTGTGAATAACAATCACTTGGAATCATTTACACATTAAAACACACTTTTCAATGGAACACCGCTTGTAATTTCCTCCCCTATCTCCCAATATGCTCTTTGCTTACAACTGAAAAATCCCCACAGTGAGACCATCCAGTGCTGGAAGATACTGCCAAGCAGGCAGAACAACAGCATTTTTAACAGTGCAGAAGGCAGGCACCCTGTGATATCCTTCAGTTGTCTGAAACAAACAGGAATATTTCAAGAGCAGTCAAAGATCATCaggttttcaaaaattttaaatgctctTCTCTTTTCAGGAGTGTCTGAAGGAGGCCACTCAGTTCATAAATTTACATACCAAAGACCTGACTATGATCTCTGCAGGCAATGTGGAGGAAGAATTActtactttcattttcttcttgaattTGCATATTAACCATGTCAATGCAGTTCTGGATATCATTCCAGCTTAAATAATCTTGGCCTTGAGATGAAGCCTCTGACTTAATAGACAATAGTGTATCAGCATAACTATAAGAAGATATAAAATACATAAGTGTATTTCATATATAAGATAAAGTGCCATAAAGAATTAGTCAGATGTATCATCCATCATTAAGTGactagtattttttttccaatgatgCAATTTCAGACAAACTCAGCTCTTGGCAGAAATTATACAGACAAGCAAGCTGCCTGTTCTACACATGCAATTCAGGATCTGAAGAAATGGCCCTGTAATTCAGAGAACTTTTCTTGATTCTATGGCATGATGGCAATACATACAACTTGCTATGTGGTGCAACAGATAAATGTGGGGGAAATTAGTCAGCTTCTTGCTCTAGAAAGCTACTGTTGCCTTCTTGACACTAATTCAAAGACCAGAATTTCAGTGAGTAGTACCAGGTAGTAGCATCTCCTGCTATCTCCATGAGGAAGATGATGAACCATGGGCAAgggactaaaaaaaaattatgccaCTCTTCCCACAGCTCAAGATCATCCAAGCACAGACTCTGTAGCCTGTGTCTACATTTCCTAGAAAGCTCACCAATCAGATGAGCTTCACAGTACTCAACACTTGCACTACTTCACAGTAGTGCAAATTCACATGTATATAAGTTAAATAATTCTTGTATTCCCAAATCAAGCATAGAACTACTACAGTATCTCAGATAAAATCCGTATCATCTATGTCCATCAGAAGCCTGAGGAATGAATGCCTGGCAGAAAATCAAAAAATAGGAGAGATTCATAATTTCCTAATCTGATTTGTCTTTCCAGGATCTAGTAGCCTGTGTTTAAGGGTTTCTGGAGCTGGAGACTGTGTATCACTTTAATTGTTGCAAACAAGTCTACACTCCATTAATTTACCTGCTCTATTTTAAAATCCTATGAATTATTGAGGAATTAGCCCTACTATGGGTTTTGTGAGAtgacagctttttaaaaaacaattaaactTTATATTTGATAGGTACAATATTTACTTTATTAAAttctcaaaaatccccaaacgACTAGAGCTACTAGAATCTGATTCTAGTAACTGATTCCAGTAACCTTCTTCACAACATTCACAGTTTTGGAGACATATTTCCCCTAAAGTCTCTCTTCAAGAAAACACAATCCAAACAAGTCCATCTCTTCTGATAGAAAGCCATTGGACAGCATCTTCTTCAATGAAATTTTTCTAGTTCTACTCTATCTCTTCTGGTACTGTGCAAGTCAAAGCTTCCTGCGATATTCAATGTAGGG
This genomic window from Zonotrichia leucophrys gambelii isolate GWCS_2022_RI chromosome Z, RI_Zleu_2.0, whole genome shotgun sequence contains:
- the F2RL2 gene encoding proteinase-activated receptor 3 yields the protein MKTLFFTGLLSFTSSLCTTASEFSWNGSAIKTVSLIKTFRGISARDYDYIPPYAIEGETTTIHIRENKCTSKKSNNSTLTEVSNTTLEYLTSSLSTQLIPAVYLSALLLGVPSNAIILWMLLFRIRSVCTAVLYTNLAVSDLLFCIILPFKIAYHINGNNWVFGETMCRAATAVFYGNMYCSILLLTCISVSRYLAIVHPFTYKSLPKRAYAIAACAAVWAAVFLYMLPLAIMQQSYYVKQLDIYTCHDVHSACETESSFQFYYYGSLAVFGFFIPLATIVFCYVSIIRTLKTHEWFWYVKVSLLILTIFAICFAPSNIILIIHHINYYYYNTDRLYSFYLIALCLNSLNSCLDPFLYFLMSKIRSQSNIYLTMVKISREK